The Stigmatopora argus isolate UIUO_Sarg chromosome 16, RoL_Sarg_1.0, whole genome shotgun sequence genome has a window encoding:
- the smad7 gene encoding mothers against decapentaplegic homolog 7: MFRTKRSGLVRRLWRSRAPVEGDGEADGGTHGPGGCCMGKAAKVAAKSHGGSEAELKALTHSVFKKIKEKQLEVLLQAVESKGGARSPCLLLPGKVDAKVGQVSYSLPMLLYKVFRWPDLRHSSELKRLSCCESYGKGNPELVCCNPHHMSRLCELESPPPPYSRYPMDYLKPPDSPDSGPSSSETGGTTYSAPVGLSDSLAMQESGERSRWCVVAYWEEKTRVGRLYSVQESSLDIFYDLPQGNGFCLGQLCSDNKSQLVQMVRAKIGYGIQLTREPDGVWVYNRSCYPIFIKSATLDNPDSRTLLVHKVFPGFSIKAFDYDKASSLRRPNDHEFTQQPRTGFTVQISFVKGWGQCYTRQFISSCPCWLEVIFNTR; the protein is encoded by the exons ATGTTCAGGACCAAACGATCGGGGCTCGTCCGGCGACTGTGGCGGAGCCGCGCGCCCGTGGAGGGCGACGGGGAGGCGGACGGAGGGACGCATGGCCCCGGGGGCTGCTGCATGGGCAAAGCGGCCAAGGTGGCGGCCAAGTCCCACGGCGGGTCGGAGGCCGAATTGAAGGCGCTCACCCACTCCGTGTTCAAGAAGATTAAAGAGAAACAATTGGAGGTGCTTTTGCAAGCGGTCGAGTCCAAGGGGGGCGCCCGGAGCCCCTGCTTGCTGCTGCCGGGCAAAGTGGACGCCAAAGTGGGTCAAGTGTCTTACTCCCTCCCCATGCTGCTCTACAAGGTGTTCAGGTGGCCCGACCTCAGGCATTCCTCGGAGCTCAAGAGGCTGTCGTGCTGTGAATCCTACGGCAAAGGCAACCCGGAGCTCGTCTGCTGCAACCCGCACCACATGAGCCGCCTATGTGAACTCG AGTCTCCACCTCCTCCATATTCCCGCTATCCCATGGATTATCTTAAACCACCAG ATTCTCCGGACTCAGGACCTTCATCCAGTGAGACCGGGGGAACAACCTACTCGGCCCCCGTGGGGCTTTCAG ACTCCCTGGCCATGCAGGAGTCCGGGGAGCGGTCCCGCTGGTGCGTGGTGGCCTACTGGGAAGAAAAGACCCGCGTGGGACGCCTCTACTCGGTCCAGGAGTCCTCCCTGGACATCTTCTACGATCTACCTCAGGGCAACGGCTTCTGCCTGGGCCAGCTCTGCTCGGACAATAAGTCGCAGCTCGTGCAGATGGTGCGCGCCAAGATCGGCTACGGCATCCAGCTGACGCGCGAGCCCGACGGCGTGTGGGTGTACAACCGAAGCTGCTACCCCATCTTCATCAAGTCGGCCACACTGGATAACCCGGACTCCCGTACGCTGCTCGTGCACAAGGTGTTCCCCGGGTTTTCCATCAAGGCGTTCGACTACGACAAGGCCAGCAGCTTGCGGAGGCCCAACGACCACGAGTTCACGCAGCAGCCGCGCACGGGCTTTACGGTGCAGATCAGTTTCGTCAAAGGTTGGGGACAGTGCTACACCAGACAGTTTATCAGCAGCTGCCCCTGCTGGCTGGAGGTCATCTTCAACACTCGATAG